From a single Stackebrandtia endophytica genomic region:
- a CDS encoding oxidoreductase, which translates to MVDPLAPLLELAEVADALEQSRAAVDRTLWHRTLRNSGAAVATEVSLRSAVASAALDGAQFDVDEVRSGTVTDPTVQGALRVAGELPSMVDTWQKAPRQVLARLHLLAARDLAAPEDLGRPVVDSDGSVRLATLCVLVTSQTTLPAALVAAVVHGEMLALRPFPTAAGVVARAAARLTLAARGLDPRLLVAIDVGHAERSPEYVGASGAFTTGSPDGLRSWLKHYGQALAHGADVTTKICNEI; encoded by the coding sequence ATCGTGGATCCGCTCGCCCCCCTTTTGGAACTGGCCGAAGTAGCCGACGCGTTGGAGCAGTCGCGCGCTGCCGTCGACCGCACCCTGTGGCATCGCACCCTTCGCAACAGTGGCGCCGCAGTCGCCACCGAGGTATCGCTGCGTTCAGCGGTCGCCTCAGCCGCCCTCGACGGCGCACAGTTCGATGTGGACGAGGTTCGCAGCGGAACGGTGACCGACCCGACCGTTCAGGGAGCGCTGCGGGTCGCCGGCGAACTCCCCAGCATGGTCGACACGTGGCAGAAGGCGCCGCGCCAGGTATTGGCCCGGTTGCATCTGCTCGCCGCCCGTGACCTCGCCGCACCCGAAGACCTGGGCCGTCCCGTCGTCGACTCCGACGGCTCGGTCCGCTTGGCCACGCTGTGCGTCCTGGTCACCAGTCAGACCACCCTGCCCGCCGCACTGGTGGCCGCCGTCGTGCACGGCGAGATGTTGGCGCTGCGCCCCTTCCCCACCGCCGCAGGGGTTGTCGCACGCGCAGCGGCCCGTCTGACGCTGGCCGCGAGGGGCCTCGACCCGCGTCTGCTGGTCGCGATCGACGTCGGGCACGCCGAACGGTCCCCCGAATACGTCGGCGCCTCCGGCGCCTTCACCACCGGCAGCCCCGACGGCCTGCGGTCATGGTTGAAGCATTATGGACAGGCGCTCGCACACGGTGCCGACGTGACGACCAAGATCTGCAACGAGATATAA
- the acs gene encoding acetate--CoA ligase, which produces MNDSPQPRETLASLLSETRHFDPPADIVAGANVTGEAYERAQADRLGFWAEQAGRLDWATPWDRVLDWDNPPFAKWFVGGKLNVAYNCLDRHVEAGNGDRVAIHWEGEPGDTRTITYADLLSEVKRAANALTDLGVVAGDRVAIYMPMIPEAAMAMLACARIGATHSVVFGGFSVDALSGRINDAQAKVVITADGGYRRGKPNALKPTVDESVALCPSVEKVVVVRRTGQDVEWSDKDVWWHDVVGGAAEEHQAQPFDAEHPLFILYTSGTTAKPKGILHTSGGYLTQVSYTHHAVFDIKPESDVYWCGADIGWVTGHSYIVYGPMSNGATQLMYEGTPDTPHKGRYWELIDKYKVTILYTAPTAIRTFMKWGDDIPAQFDLTSLRILGSVGEPINPEAWMWYRKHIGGDRCPVVDTWWQTETGAIMVSPLPGVTSTTPGSAQHALPGISADVVDDTGTSVPNGGGGYLVLREPWPSMLRTIWGDDERFIETYWSRFEGMYFAGDGAKRDDEGNIWLLGRVDDVMLVSGHNISTTEVESALVSHPAVAEAAVVGATDPVTGQAIVAFTILRGGSEGDDDLLTELRNHVAKTLGPIAKPRQIMIVPELPKTRSGKIMRRLLRDVAENRSLGDVTTLQDSTVMKLIAEGMAKGKSDDD; this is translated from the coding sequence GTGAACGATAGTCCGCAACCCCGGGAAACTCTCGCCAGTTTGCTCAGCGAGACCAGGCATTTCGATCCCCCCGCCGACATCGTGGCCGGCGCCAATGTCACCGGTGAGGCCTACGAACGTGCCCAGGCGGACCGGTTGGGTTTCTGGGCGGAGCAGGCCGGTCGGCTGGATTGGGCCACCCCCTGGGATCGGGTTCTCGATTGGGACAACCCCCCGTTCGCCAAGTGGTTCGTCGGCGGAAAACTCAACGTCGCCTACAACTGCCTGGACCGGCATGTCGAGGCCGGCAACGGCGACCGGGTTGCCATTCACTGGGAGGGCGAGCCGGGCGACACCCGCACCATCACCTATGCCGATCTGTTGTCGGAGGTGAAGCGGGCGGCCAACGCGTTGACCGACCTGGGTGTGGTCGCCGGTGACCGGGTCGCCATCTACATGCCGATGATTCCCGAGGCCGCGATGGCGATGCTGGCGTGCGCCCGCATCGGCGCCACCCACTCCGTCGTGTTCGGAGGGTTCTCTGTGGACGCCCTGTCGGGTCGGATCAACGACGCCCAGGCCAAGGTCGTCATCACCGCCGACGGCGGATACCGGCGAGGCAAGCCGAACGCGCTCAAGCCGACCGTGGACGAATCGGTTGCGTTGTGTCCCAGCGTGGAGAAGGTCGTCGTCGTTCGGCGCACCGGCCAGGACGTCGAATGGTCCGATAAGGACGTCTGGTGGCACGACGTGGTCGGCGGTGCCGCCGAAGAGCACCAGGCGCAGCCGTTCGACGCGGAGCACCCGCTGTTCATCCTCTACACCTCCGGCACCACCGCCAAGCCCAAGGGGATCCTGCACACCTCCGGCGGTTATCTGACGCAGGTTTCATACACCCACCACGCCGTCTTTGACATCAAGCCCGAGTCCGATGTGTACTGGTGTGGTGCCGACATCGGTTGGGTCACCGGACACTCGTACATCGTGTACGGGCCGATGTCCAACGGCGCGACCCAACTGATGTACGAGGGAACCCCGGACACTCCCCACAAGGGACGTTACTGGGAGCTGATCGACAAGTACAAGGTCACGATCCTCTACACCGCCCCCACCGCGATCCGCACCTTCATGAAGTGGGGCGACGACATCCCCGCGCAGTTCGACCTCACGTCGCTGCGCATCCTCGGCAGCGTCGGCGAACCCATCAACCCCGAAGCCTGGATGTGGTACCGCAAACACATCGGCGGCGATCGCTGCCCCGTCGTCGACACCTGGTGGCAGACCGAGACCGGGGCCATCATGGTCTCGCCGCTGCCCGGAGTGACCTCCACCACTCCCGGTTCGGCGCAGCACGCGTTGCCGGGCATCTCCGCCGACGTCGTCGACGACACCGGGACCTCGGTGCCCAACGGCGGTGGCGGCTACCTGGTGTTGCGGGAGCCCTGGCCGTCGATGCTGCGCACCATCTGGGGCGACGACGAGCGATTCATCGAAACCTATTGGTCCCGGTTCGAGGGAATGTACTTCGCCGGTGACGGAGCAAAACGCGACGACGAGGGCAACATCTGGCTGTTGGGCCGCGTTGACGACGTCATGCTGGTCAGCGGACACAACATCTCCACCACCGAGGTGGAGTCCGCGTTGGTGTCGCACCCGGCGGTCGCCGAGGCCGCCGTGGTCGGTGCGACCGACCCGGTGACCGGTCAGGCCATCGTGGCGTTCACGATCCTGCGGGGAGGCAGCGAGGGCGACGACGACCTGCTCACCGAACTGCGCAACCACGTTGCCAAGACGTTGGGCCCGATCGCCAAACCCCGCCAGATCATGATCGTCCCGGAGCTTCCGAAGACGAGGTCCGGCAAGATCATGCGGCGTCTGCTGCGCGACGTGGCCGAGAACCGCTCACTGGGTGACGTCACGACCCTGCAGGACTCCACCGTCATGAAGCTGATCGCCGAGGGCATGGCCAAGGGCAAGTCCGACGACGACTGA